From a single Hymenobacter sp. YIM 151500-1 genomic region:
- a CDS encoding regulatory protein RecX translates to MNQPKKKFYTPAEALQKIAAFCTYQERNHKEVEAKLREYGLDEDEAGEIIIRLGREKLLDEERYAKSYVRGHYRSKKWGRRRIVQELKQKGISDYCIKAGLKEIDGDEYYQNLVDLLEKKDRQEKERHPHKRRQKIQLFLTAKGYEQDLIKMALDDLGKTPDADDQ, encoded by the coding sequence ATGAATCAGCCCAAAAAGAAGTTTTACACGCCAGCCGAGGCCTTGCAAAAGATAGCGGCCTTCTGCACCTACCAGGAGCGCAATCATAAAGAAGTAGAGGCCAAGCTGCGCGAGTACGGGCTGGACGAAGACGAAGCCGGCGAAATTATCATCCGGCTGGGCCGGGAGAAGCTGCTGGACGAGGAGCGCTACGCCAAAAGCTACGTGCGCGGCCACTACCGCAGCAAGAAGTGGGGCCGCCGCCGCATTGTGCAGGAGCTAAAGCAAAAAGGCATTTCGGATTATTGCATCAAGGCCGGCTTGAAGGAAATCGACGGCGACGAGTACTACCAGAACTTGGTGGACCTGCTGGAGAAAAAAGACCGCCAGGAAAAGGAGCGCCACCCCCACAAGCGCCGCCAGAAAATCCAGCTCTTCCTCACGGCCAAAGGCTACGAGCAAGACCTCATCAAAATGGCTTTGGATGACTTGGGCAAAACGCCGGATGCAGACGACCAATAA
- a CDS encoding C40 family peptidase: protein MKHSLLYCLAAASMVLSFFFERTPTSQPAATAAPAAQEASLLAALFGSADEEPRLLSASDSLAYSKYGQRLGFAPTYTEDRSLLETVVAWLGTPYRYGSNSKSGTDCSGFVTRVFKEVYGITLQRSSRSMFQSVKHVKKEEMQTGDLVFFRRGPGQPIYHVGIYLKDGKFAHSATNGGVMVSSLQQAYYSRNFYAAGRVATE, encoded by the coding sequence ATGAAACACAGCCTCCTGTATTGCCTCGCCGCGGCCTCGATGGTCCTCTCCTTTTTCTTTGAAAGAACTCCCACTTCCCAACCAGCCGCTACTGCGGCACCTGCGGCCCAGGAAGCCTCTCTGCTGGCCGCCCTGTTCGGCTCCGCCGATGAAGAGCCCCGCTTGCTGTCGGCTTCCGACTCGTTAGCGTACAGCAAGTACGGTCAGCGCCTGGGCTTTGCGCCCACCTACACGGAAGACCGAAGCTTGCTCGAAACAGTGGTAGCCTGGCTGGGCACCCCCTACCGCTACGGCAGCAACAGCAAAAGCGGCACCGACTGCTCCGGCTTCGTGACCCGTGTATTCAAGGAAGTATACGGCATCACCTTACAGCGCAGCTCCCGCTCCATGTTCCAGAGCGTGAAGCACGTGAAGAAGGAAGAAATGCAAACCGGCGACCTGGTGTTTTTCCGCCGCGGCCCCGGCCAGCCCATCTACCACGTGGGCATCTACCTCAAAGACGGCAAGTTTGCCCACTCGGCCACCAACGGCGGCGTGATGGTCAGCTCTCTGCAACAAGCCTACTACAGCCGCAATTTCTACGCCGCCGGCCGCGTAGCCACCGAATAG
- a CDS encoding FkbM family methyltransferase — protein MMKQFRKLLVRTLGFERYIRLVSRVYLRLVGAGWGKDKYPELFFLHQIIRPGFVCLDIGANLGYYSVALSRLVGAEGQVLAVEPIPEFQAIWQDNVRLSGISNLTLLPYALGGQNTTVQMGTPERNGLLHHGMTKVAASNPHEHYARTYDVPMRVPDELFRHLPRLDFVKCDVEGFEYEVFRHMQDTLRRFRPLIQTELNGLENRRAVAGLLAELGYAPFVLAEQDQKLMPCSEAQLASAVSADLYFQPVSPAAEVASR, from the coding sequence ATGATGAAGCAATTTCGCAAGCTGCTGGTCCGCACACTGGGCTTTGAGCGGTACATTCGGCTGGTAAGCCGCGTGTACCTGCGGCTGGTGGGTGCTGGCTGGGGCAAGGACAAGTATCCAGAGCTGTTTTTTCTGCACCAGATTATTCGCCCTGGCTTCGTATGCCTCGACATTGGGGCCAACCTGGGCTACTACTCCGTGGCGCTGTCGCGCCTGGTGGGGGCGGAGGGGCAGGTGCTGGCCGTGGAGCCCATTCCCGAGTTTCAAGCCATTTGGCAAGACAACGTGCGCCTCAGTGGCATCAGCAACCTGACGCTGCTGCCGTATGCCTTGGGCGGGCAAAACACCACTGTGCAGATGGGCACCCCGGAGCGCAACGGCCTGCTCCACCACGGTATGACCAAAGTGGCGGCCAGCAACCCCCATGAGCACTACGCCCGCACCTACGACGTGCCCATGCGTGTGCCCGACGAACTCTTTCGGCACCTGCCTCGTCTGGATTTTGTGAAGTGCGACGTGGAAGGCTTCGAGTACGAGGTGTTTCGGCACATGCAGGACACGCTGCGCCGCTTCCGGCCCCTGATCCAAACGGAGCTGAATGGCCTGGAAAACCGCCGGGCCGTGGCCGGGTTGTTAGCCGAACTGGGCTACGCGCCGTTTGTGCTGGCCGAGCAAGACCAAAAGCTGATGCCCTGCTCCGAGGCCCAGCTGGCCAGCGCCGTTTCGGCCGATTTATATTTCCAACCTGTTTCGCCGGCCGCCGAAGTGGCCTCCCGCTGA
- a CDS encoding YkvA family protein: MDKHNPQGGQIASSPLFKQFLGKAEDYLKRPTRLKQLLNDAYQKASEKKDLGTIAHEAWDTLQTLFRLIRSASSGEYQGLPTSTIIAAVAVTAYFLSPIDLIPDILPVLGLLDDVALVAWFSTTIKEELDKFHEWEKTRVELVEEPKDAKPAAASTMSSTDGTTRNSGPKPAAAPKTGSSNTDSGLGSPESSNPNPSRTTATDPAPKADVKPHADIAANTTDSSRTGNKPGPAGGDPGGNVR; encoded by the coding sequence ATGGACAAGCATAACCCACAAGGCGGCCAAATTGCCTCCTCTCCGCTTTTCAAGCAGTTTCTGGGCAAGGCCGAAGATTACCTGAAGCGCCCCACCCGCCTGAAACAGCTCCTGAATGACGCCTACCAGAAGGCCAGCGAGAAAAAAGACCTGGGCACCATTGCCCACGAAGCCTGGGACACGCTGCAAACTCTGTTCCGCCTGATTCGCTCGGCTTCCTCGGGCGAATATCAGGGTCTACCGACCAGCACAATCATAGCTGCGGTGGCCGTTACGGCTTATTTCCTGAGTCCCATTGACCTTATCCCAGACATTCTGCCAGTGCTGGGCCTGCTCGACGATGTGGCCCTGGTGGCGTGGTTTAGCACCACCATCAAGGAAGAGCTGGACAAGTTTCATGAGTGGGAGAAAACCCGCGTGGAACTGGTAGAAGAACCAAAAGACGCCAAGCCGGCTGCTGCCAGCACCATGTCGTCTACGGATGGTACTACTCGTAACTCCGGGCCCAAACCGGCCGCAGCTCCAAAAACAGGCAGCTCAAACACCGACAGCGGGCTGGGCTCGCCGGAGAGCAGCAACCCCAACCCTAGCCGGACCACCGCCACCGACCCGGCCCCCAAAGCCGACGTGAAGCCCCACGCCGACATTGCTGCCAACACCACCGACAGCAGCCGCACGGGCAACAAGCCCGGCCCCGCCGGCGGTGACCCAGGCGGAAATGTTCGGTAA
- a CDS encoding acyl carrier protein has product MNTSTTSAPKAIQQQVLRIISQRKAIKPQRLRIGSSLSHELGFDTVDVVDIILELERNFHITIPDEVPLATVGDFVNYVASHAKAA; this is encoded by the coding sequence ATGAATACCTCAACGACTTCCGCCCCCAAAGCCATTCAGCAGCAAGTGCTGCGCATTATCAGCCAGCGCAAAGCTATTAAGCCCCAGCGCTTGCGCATCGGCAGCAGCCTCAGCCACGAGCTGGGCTTTGATACCGTAGATGTCGTGGACATTATTCTGGAGCTGGAACGCAACTTCCACATCACCATCCCCGACGAAGTCCCCCTGGCCACCGTCGGCGACTTTGTCAACTACGTCGCCTCCCATGCCAAAGCAGCTTAG
- a CDS encoding DUF4834 family protein, whose product MFLLKFLLVLLLVSFVVRTLLPVLLRLLVGNLLKKQARRYGQQFESAFPNQAPPPPTRPGQVRVDYVPPRTQSAKPKDAEGGDYVDFEEVK is encoded by the coding sequence ATGTTTTTGCTGAAGTTTCTGCTTGTTCTGCTGCTGGTGTCGTTTGTGGTGCGCACGTTGCTGCCCGTGCTGCTACGGCTGCTGGTCGGCAACCTGCTCAAGAAGCAGGCCCGCCGCTACGGCCAGCAGTTCGAAAGCGCTTTTCCCAACCAGGCTCCGCCACCGCCCACCCGCCCCGGCCAAGTTCGGGTCGACTACGTGCCGCCCCGCACCCAGTCAGCGAAGCCTAAGGATGCTGAGGGCGGCGACTACGTTGATTTTGAAGAGGTGAAGTAG
- a CDS encoding ferritin-like domain-containing protein has product MDKLLSPVEAPASPETPTAVSRRSFLRYTGAATALTGLLLTSCDDDDDNEEAGTVDVGSGDTGVLNFAYALEQLEAAFYTRVKTGTYYTGLTATSAERQILDDIALHEEAHVDFFRTVLGNSAIKDLDPDFSTINFNDKNSVLTAARTFEDLGVAAYNGAGVFLQSAVNLVVAGKIVSVEARHAALIRDLLTYNSFVASDVVDLFTPTSATSAPGEGSGSGLERSKTPQEVATQANQFLQAGSKLNVSNIR; this is encoded by the coding sequence ATGGACAAACTTTTGTCACCCGTGGAGGCGCCAGCTTCTCCGGAAACTCCAACTGCGGTGTCGCGCCGATCGTTTCTGCGCTACACCGGTGCCGCTACGGCCCTCACCGGCCTGCTGCTCACGAGCTGCGACGATGACGATGATAACGAGGAAGCCGGCACCGTAGACGTGGGCTCCGGCGATACGGGTGTGCTCAATTTCGCTTATGCGCTGGAGCAGCTCGAAGCCGCTTTTTACACCCGGGTAAAAACCGGTACCTACTACACCGGCCTGACGGCTACCAGCGCCGAGCGGCAGATTCTGGACGACATTGCCCTGCACGAAGAAGCCCACGTGGACTTTTTCAGAACCGTGCTCGGCAACAGCGCCATCAAGGACCTGGACCCCGATTTCTCCACCATCAACTTCAACGACAAGAACAGCGTGCTGACAGCGGCCCGCACCTTCGAGGACTTGGGAGTGGCGGCCTATAACGGCGCGGGCGTTTTCCTGCAAAGCGCCGTTAACCTGGTAGTGGCCGGCAAAATCGTGTCGGTAGAAGCCCGGCACGCGGCCCTGATCCGGGACCTACTGACCTACAACTCCTTCGTGGCCAGCGACGTGGTGGACTTGTTTACGCCCACCTCGGCCACCTCGGCGCCCGGCGAGGGCAGCGGCTCCGGCCTGGAGCGGTCGAAGACCCCGCAGGAAGTAGCCACCCAGGCCAACCAGTTTCTGCAGGCTGGGTCGAAGCTGAACGTTAGTAACATTCGGTAA
- a CDS encoding DUF5686 and carboxypeptidase regulatory-like domain-containing protein, giving the protein MRHFSFLLLLFLCVVPLLGRAGVVRGRITDPKNEPLAFANVAVRGETTSTASNEQGQYQLRLPAGTYQLVFQYVGYKPRLEQIRVAGGDTATVLNVTLTPEPYTLGNVTVRASDRDPAYAIVQHAIDWRRYHRAEVAAFTARTYIKAVVRLTDVPNKIFGLVKVDPGVKKGIVYLSESVSDLSFRQPNVVQERMISSRVSGNSRGFSVNRVSGQFNFYENMIKSGFSERGFVSPIAQNALLFYKYELVGTSQLNGHTLNKIRVSPRRRIDPAFSGFIYVLEDGTWRLHSVDLSLNSDAGIEYADKVQIEQLFGPAPGASHAWVLQSQKVYLSGSGLGFKGNASVNAVLSNYRVKPTYPAPPPALVAAQQAAPAPTDAGRRETVADAKQQRPQLRTLSRATRRQARQAAAATPDTAAFRPLAKGEIMAVEKGANERDSTYWNELRPIPLTDEERRDYQVKDSAEAITKSKPYQDSLDRKRNQVDPQKLLLLGYQYTNSFKKRTVSVEPVTNALQYNTVEGVVVNVEATYIQRYEDRRSYSLRPVLRYGFSNRLFSPSLSGGYTFRPQSFSRVGFAVGRTIENFDPRSQLTPFINSYYTLFTNRNYAKLYRRDALELNYRTEVANGLSLRLAAAYADRRELQNTTIKVVRDIAGRAFTSNQPVSEELPGGTGFGRSQALTLDALLTWQPGQQFITRPDGKFNLGNSKYPQFTLGVRQALRGVLGSDVRFTRLELGTSKNLGFGLFGESNFNVRAGTTLGASGLTFVDYRHFAGNLTSLAANFEQFQLLDYYRFSTRRSYLEAHYNHHFNGFFFNKIPLLRRLKWQEVASLNYLRTQAAGHYLELGVGVEHIFKINRIDFYTAFQSGQRLSSGFRYGIGF; this is encoded by the coding sequence ATGCGGCACTTTAGCTTTCTGTTACTTCTCTTCCTGTGTGTAGTGCCGTTGCTCGGGCGGGCCGGCGTGGTGCGGGGCCGCATCACCGACCCCAAAAACGAGCCGTTGGCCTTTGCCAACGTGGCCGTGCGCGGCGAAACCACCAGCACGGCATCCAACGAGCAGGGCCAGTACCAGCTTCGCTTGCCAGCTGGCACCTACCAGCTGGTGTTTCAGTACGTGGGCTACAAGCCCCGGCTGGAGCAGATACGCGTAGCGGGCGGCGACACGGCCACCGTGCTCAACGTGACGCTCACGCCCGAGCCCTACACCCTGGGCAACGTGACGGTGCGGGCCTCCGACCGGGACCCGGCCTACGCCATTGTGCAGCACGCCATTGATTGGCGGCGCTACCACCGCGCCGAGGTAGCCGCCTTCACGGCCCGCACTTACATCAAGGCGGTGGTACGCCTCACCGATGTGCCCAACAAGATTTTCGGGTTGGTGAAGGTAGACCCCGGCGTGAAGAAGGGCATTGTGTATCTGTCGGAGTCAGTGTCAGATTTATCGTTTCGGCAGCCCAATGTGGTGCAGGAGCGGATGATTTCGTCCAGGGTCAGCGGCAACAGCCGGGGCTTCAGCGTGAACCGGGTGTCGGGGCAGTTCAATTTCTACGAGAACATGATTAAGTCGGGCTTTTCGGAGCGGGGCTTCGTGTCGCCGATTGCCCAGAATGCCTTGCTGTTCTACAAGTACGAGCTGGTGGGTACTTCCCAGCTGAACGGGCACACGCTCAACAAAATCCGCGTGTCGCCCCGCCGCCGCATCGACCCGGCCTTCTCGGGCTTCATCTACGTGCTGGAAGACGGCACCTGGCGCCTGCACAGCGTAGACCTGAGCCTGAACTCCGACGCCGGCATCGAATACGCCGACAAGGTGCAGATTGAGCAGCTGTTTGGGCCCGCGCCGGGCGCCTCGCACGCCTGGGTGCTTCAGTCGCAGAAGGTGTATCTGAGCGGCTCGGGCCTGGGGTTCAAGGGCAACGCCTCGGTGAATGCCGTGCTGTCGAACTACCGCGTGAAGCCTACTTACCCGGCCCCGCCGCCCGCTCTGGTGGCCGCCCAGCAGGCCGCCCCCGCCCCCACCGACGCCGGCCGCCGCGAAACCGTAGCCGACGCCAAGCAGCAGCGGCCCCAGCTGCGCACCCTCAGCCGCGCCACCCGCCGCCAGGCCCGCCAGGCCGCAGCCGCCACCCCCGACACGGCCGCCTTCCGGCCCCTGGCCAAGGGCGAAATTATGGCCGTAGAAAAAGGCGCCAACGAGCGGGACTCCACCTACTGGAACGAGCTGCGGCCCATTCCGCTCACCGACGAGGAGCGCCGCGACTACCAGGTGAAGGACAGCGCCGAGGCCATTACGAAATCGAAACCCTACCAGGACTCGCTGGACCGTAAGCGCAACCAGGTGGACCCGCAGAAGCTCCTGCTGCTGGGCTACCAGTACACCAACTCGTTTAAGAAGCGCACCGTGTCGGTGGAGCCTGTCACCAACGCCTTGCAGTACAACACGGTAGAAGGCGTGGTGGTGAATGTCGAAGCCACCTACATCCAGCGCTACGAGGACCGGCGCAGTTACTCGCTGCGGCCGGTGCTGCGCTACGGGTTCAGCAACCGGCTGTTCAGCCCCAGCCTGAGCGGGGGGTACACGTTTCGGCCCCAGTCGTTTAGCCGGGTGGGCTTTGCCGTGGGCCGCACCATCGAGAACTTCGACCCCCGCTCCCAGCTTACGCCCTTCATCAACAGCTACTACACGCTGTTCACCAACCGTAACTACGCCAAGCTCTACCGCCGCGACGCCCTGGAGCTGAACTACCGCACCGAAGTAGCCAACGGCCTGAGCCTGCGCCTGGCCGCCGCCTACGCCGACCGGCGCGAACTACAGAACACCACCATTAAGGTAGTCCGGGACATTGCGGGCCGGGCCTTCACCTCCAACCAGCCCGTGAGTGAGGAGCTGCCCGGCGGCACCGGCTTTGGCCGCAGCCAGGCCCTTACGCTGGACGCCCTGCTGACCTGGCAGCCCGGCCAGCAGTTCATTACCCGCCCCGACGGCAAGTTCAACCTCGGCAACTCCAAGTATCCGCAGTTTACGCTGGGCGTGCGTCAGGCTCTGCGCGGGGTGCTGGGCTCAGATGTACGCTTTACGCGCCTGGAGCTGGGCACCAGCAAGAATCTGGGCTTCGGGCTGTTCGGGGAAAGCAACTTCAACGTCCGGGCCGGCACTACGCTGGGCGCCTCGGGCCTGACGTTTGTGGACTACCGCCACTTTGCCGGCAACCTCACCAGCCTGGCCGCCAACTTCGAGCAGTTTCAGCTGCTGGACTACTACCGCTTCAGTACCCGCCGCAGCTACTTGGAGGCTCACTACAACCACCACTTCAACGGTTTCTTCTTCAATAAAATACCGCTGCTGCGCCGCCTGAAGTGGCAGGAAGTAGCTTCTCTGAACTACTTGCGCACCCAGGCCGCGGGCCATTATCTGGAGCTGGGCGTGGGCGTGGAGCACATCTTCAAAATCAACCGTATCGACTTTTACACCGCCTTCCAATCAGGCCAGCGCCTCAGTTCCGGCTTCCGGTATGGCATAGGGTTTTAG
- a CDS encoding ferritin-like domain-containing protein — MDLFKLISDIEKVDPEIYERLDPRRRVFQHFGTAGKALTAAALPVVFSGIFQRAYGQAALPADIQAVLNLALSLEYLEFYFYDTGLKTPGLIPATDRPAFEVIRNDESGHIKTLRAALGTAAIPEPTRAAFDYSGGRGTQAGPFAAVFSNYALYLGVSQSFVDTGIRAYKGGAPILMPNKTVLQAALNIHSVEARHSSHVRTVRRGVAANAVATTVPGNPANLNLQPKSWVSGNDNGGPSPNTTPSTAAVYGPGNPATGAATAVFFPGEENITQAGVNIQTNTTLTGATVTAAAASEAFDEPLDAATVKGIARNFVLATTTLFT, encoded by the coding sequence ATGGATCTGTTCAAGCTTATTTCCGACATCGAAAAAGTCGACCCCGAGATTTACGAGCGTCTCGACCCGCGCCGCCGCGTGTTCCAGCACTTCGGCACCGCTGGCAAAGCCCTTACGGCAGCCGCGCTACCCGTAGTGTTTAGCGGCATATTTCAGCGCGCCTACGGCCAAGCCGCCCTGCCCGCCGACATTCAGGCCGTGCTCAACCTGGCCCTGAGCCTGGAGTACCTGGAATTTTACTTCTACGACACGGGCCTGAAAACCCCCGGCCTGATTCCGGCCACCGACCGGCCGGCCTTCGAGGTAATTCGTAACGACGAGTCGGGCCACATCAAGACCCTGCGCGCCGCCCTGGGCACGGCCGCCATTCCCGAACCCACCCGCGCCGCCTTCGACTACAGCGGGGGCCGCGGCACCCAAGCGGGTCCGTTTGCCGCCGTGTTCAGTAACTACGCTCTGTACCTGGGCGTGTCGCAGTCATTCGTGGATACGGGTATCCGGGCGTATAAAGGCGGGGCACCCATACTGATGCCGAACAAGACCGTGCTGCAAGCTGCCCTGAATATTCACTCCGTGGAGGCCCGCCACTCGTCGCACGTGCGCACGGTACGCCGCGGCGTAGCGGCCAATGCGGTGGCTACCACCGTGCCCGGCAACCCCGCCAACCTGAACTTACAGCCCAAGAGCTGGGTTTCGGGCAACGACAACGGTGGTCCTTCGCCGAACACTACTCCCTCGACGGCGGCGGTGTACGGCCCCGGCAACCCGGCTACGGGAGCTGCCACGGCTGTTTTCTTCCCCGGCGAAGAAAATATCACCCAGGCCGGCGTCAACATCCAAACCAACACCACGCTTACGGGCGCAACCGTGACGGCAGCAGCGGCCTCCGAGGCGTTCGACGAGCCCCTGGATGCTGCTACGGTGAAGGGTATTGCCCGCAACTTCGTGCTGGCCACCACTACCCTGTTTACGTAA
- a CDS encoding DMT family transporter: MPITQGARYMLLSTLFFALMNVCVKLLPHLPALEIILFRSGLSVIFSYFTLRALRIRPWGTNHFFLIARGTTGALALILYFFTLQRMPLATAVTIQYLAPIFTAILGIFIVREKVRAWQWVFFLISFAGVLVVEGVSADVDWRWVGLGVLSAVFSGLSYNSIRRLTGKEHPLVVVFYFPMVALPIAGLYCLWHWVPPQGLDWLWLLLTGVCTQGAQVFMTKAYQAERLSSVANLNYLGILYALGLGFVFFGETFQLTSYLGMALVLLGVGLNTWYSARQARQTAPLAPTEEVVA; this comes from the coding sequence ATGCCCATTACCCAAGGGGCCCGCTACATGCTGCTCAGCACCCTGTTCTTCGCTCTGATGAACGTGTGCGTCAAGCTGCTGCCCCATTTGCCGGCTCTCGAAATCATTCTGTTTCGCTCGGGGCTGTCGGTCATTTTCAGCTACTTCACCCTGCGGGCCCTGCGCATTCGGCCCTGGGGCACCAACCACTTTTTCCTGATTGCGCGCGGCACCACCGGCGCCCTGGCCCTGATTCTGTATTTCTTCACCCTGCAACGCATGCCCTTGGCCACGGCCGTTACCATTCAGTATCTGGCGCCCATTTTCACGGCCATTCTGGGCATTTTTATTGTGCGCGAGAAGGTGCGGGCCTGGCAGTGGGTGTTCTTCCTGATTTCGTTTGCGGGGGTGCTGGTGGTGGAGGGCGTGTCGGCTGACGTGGACTGGCGCTGGGTGGGGCTGGGCGTACTGTCGGCGGTGTTTTCGGGGCTCAGCTACAATTCCATTCGCCGGCTTACGGGCAAGGAGCACCCCCTGGTGGTCGTGTTTTATTTTCCGATGGTGGCCTTGCCCATTGCCGGCCTCTACTGCCTCTGGCACTGGGTCCCGCCCCAGGGCCTCGACTGGCTGTGGCTGCTGCTCACGGGCGTGTGCACGCAGGGCGCCCAGGTGTTTATGACCAAAGCCTACCAGGCCGAGCGGCTGTCGAGCGTGGCCAATCTCAACTACCTGGGCATTTTGTACGCCCTGGGATTAGGGTTCGTATTTTTTGGCGAAACGTTTCAGCTGACTTCCTACCTGGGCATGGCGCTGGTGCTGCTGGGCGTGGGGCTGAACACCTGGTACAGTGCCCGGCAGGCCCGGCAAACCGCACCCCTGGCTCCTACCGAGGAAGTAGTAGCGTAG
- a CDS encoding DUF4230 domain-containing protein — translation MSTPRLLRRLLPLVFLVGLGWLLWSKVRPALTELENPLNPAPRVTVTHNTVLEKVESLGRLELVRYQFRDVVEYRKSTYRLLPDAKVALIVAGTAVGCLDLRQLRPQDVMLEGDSVVRLALPPAELCGWQIDHSKSKVYSVENGFFQDAELVDAGYKYAEQNVRRTALQSGILAQTEQNAERILRPLLETMTGRRVVLTRRLENPQLPARR, via the coding sequence ATGTCTACTCCCCGCTTGCTGCGCCGCCTGTTGCCGTTGGTTTTCCTGGTGGGGCTTGGGTGGCTGCTGTGGAGTAAGGTGCGGCCGGCGCTGACGGAGCTGGAAAATCCGCTGAACCCGGCCCCGCGCGTAACCGTCACGCATAACACGGTGCTGGAGAAGGTGGAGAGCCTGGGCCGGCTGGAGCTGGTGCGCTACCAGTTTCGCGACGTGGTGGAGTACCGCAAAAGCACCTACCGCCTGCTGCCCGATGCGAAAGTGGCCCTCATCGTGGCCGGCACCGCCGTGGGCTGCCTCGACCTGCGCCAGCTGCGCCCCCAGGACGTGATGCTGGAAGGCGACTCGGTGGTGCGCCTGGCTTTGCCGCCCGCCGAGCTGTGCGGCTGGCAGATCGACCACAGCAAAAGCAAGGTGTACAGCGTTGAAAACGGCTTCTTCCAGGACGCTGAGCTAGTAGATGCCGGCTACAAGTATGCCGAGCAGAACGTGCGCCGCACGGCCTTGCAGTCGGGCATTCTGGCCCAAACCGAGCAGAACGCCGAGCGTATCCTGCGGCCGCTGCTCGAAACCATGACCGGCCGCCGCGTGGTCCTCACCCGCCGCCTGGAGAATCCGCAGCTGCCGGCGCGGCGATAG